One Labrus mixtus chromosome 12, fLabMix1.1, whole genome shotgun sequence DNA segment encodes these proteins:
- the ccnk gene encoding cyclin-K isoform X1: MLKPSTAGPSSVASPQPMKDSKENYSMTNQGMLDHIKPCWYWDKKDLAHTPSQSEGLDPGTEARYRREGARFIFDVGTRLGLHYDTLATGIIYFHRFYMFHSFKQFPRYVTGACCLFLAGKVEETPKKCKDIIKTARSLLNDVQFAQFGDDPKEEVMVLERILLQTIKFDLQVEHPYMFLLRYVKQLKGEKNKVCKVLQMAWTFVNDSLCTMLSLQWEPEIIAVAVMYLAGRLCKFDIQEWTAKQSSRRWWEQFVQDVPVELLEDICHQILDLYSQGNKPIPQQIQEKERASVPPLPAPPVPLGQPPAANPPPPPPKKTSPQGGSPARQLKRSHTSPKDEPKAPEQVGSKIPRLESPMPPLPTSQPPPGKNRKPAAPAPPTEAEPGSETAPPPPHAPPPHQPPPLPHRPPPPPPSNYIMSTTSSYMSGEGFQSLQSMMKTEGPSYAPMPPNYAPPIPPYHPHVYPPPAAPPPGPPPPPSSYPPPNLPPTYPPPGYNNYPPPPPRMPPGHVPPPGIGLPPTGYPPPPPGPPGQPQVPLPPPPGMPLNRGGWMR; this comes from the exons CCCAGCACAGCAGGTCCATCCTCTGTCGCCTCTCCTCAGCCAATGAAGGACTCCAAGGAGAATTACTCAATGACCAACCAAGGGATGCTGGACCACATCAAGCCGTGCTGGTACTGGGACAAGAAGGATTTGGCCCACACGCCCTCTCAGTCAGAGGGCCTGGATCCTGGCACAGAGGCTCGGTATCGGAGAGAAGGAGCGCGCTTCATTTTCGATGTGGGGACCAGACTTGGCCT ACACTATGACACACTCGCAACTGGCATCATATATTTCCACCGTTTCTACATGTTCCACTCTTTCAAGCAGTTCCCCAGATAT GTGACGGGTGCTTGCTGCCTGTTCCTGGCGGGGAAAGTGGAAGAAACCCCAAAGAAGTGTAAAGACATCATCAAAACCGCTCGCAGCTTATTAAATGACGTGCAGTTTGCCCAGTTTGGAGACGATCCGAAG GAAGAGGTCATGGTGCTGGAGAGAATTTTGCTGCAGACGATCAAATTTGACCTGCAGGTGGAGCACCCTTACATGTTCCTGCTGCGCTACGTCAAGCAGCTGAAAG GTGAGAAGAATAAAGTGTGCAAGGTGCTGCAGATGGCATGGACCTTTGTCAATGACAG CCTGTGCACCATGCTGTCTCTGCAGTGGGAGCCAGAGATTATCGCTGTAGCTGTCATGTACCTGGCTGGCCGTCTTTGTAAATTTGACATCCAGGAGTGGACGGCCAAACAATCGTCTCGCCGCTGGTGGGAGCAGTTTGTCCAGGACGTCCCAGTGGAGCTGCTTGAAG ACATTTGCCACCAGATCCTGGACCTGTACTCCCAGGGGAACAAGCCCATCCCTCAGCAGATCCAGGAGAAGGAGCGGGcctctgttcctcctctccccGCTCCCCCGGTCCCACTGGGACAGCCGCCAGCCGCcaaccctcctcccccaccaCCAAAGAAGACTTCCCCTCAGGGAGGCAGCCCTGCACGCCAGCTCAAACGCTCACAT ACATCCCCTAAAGATGAACCAAAGGCTCCAG AACAAGTTGGATCAAAGATTCCCAGACTGGAGAGCCCCATGCCCCCCCTGCCCACATCACAGCCTCCACCAGGTAAAA ATCGCAAACCTGCAGCTCCAGCCCCTCCCACAGAGGCCGAACCAGGAAGTGAAACAGCTCCTCCACCCCCGCACGCCCCACCTCCTCATCAGCCCCCTCCACTCCCCcatcgccctcctcctcctccgccctcCAACTACATCATGTCCACCACCAGCTCCTACATGTCTGGAGAAGGCTTCCAGAGCCTGCAGTCCATGATGAAGACAGAGGGTCCCTCCTACGCCCCCATGCCTCCTAACTATGCTCCCCCTATACCACCATACCACCCCCACGTCTACCCACCGCCTGCAGCACCACCTCCGGGCCCTCCACCGCCTCCATCCTCGTATCCACCGCCCAACTTGCCACCCACGTATCCCCCACCAGGCTACAACAACTATCCTCCACCACCTCCGCGCATGCCGCCGGGCCATGTGCCTCCTCCAGGTATCGGTCTCCCACCTACCGGGtaccctcctccacctcctgggCCTCCAGGACAGCCACAGGTGCCGCTGCCCCCTCCACCTGGCATGCCCCTGAACCGTGGCGGTTGGATGAGATGA
- the ccnk gene encoding cyclin-K isoform X2 — protein sequence MLKPSTAGPSSVASPQPMKDSKENYSMTNQGMLDHIKPCWYWDKKDLAHTPSQSEGLDPGTEARYRREGARFIFDVGTRLGLHYDTLATGIIYFHRFYMFHSFKQFPRYVTGACCLFLAGKVEETPKKCKDIIKTARSLLNDVQFAQFGDDPKEEVMVLERILLQTIKFDLQVEHPYMFLLRYVKQLKGEKNKVCKVLQMAWTFVNDSLCTMLSLQWEPEIIAVAVMYLAGRLCKFDIQEWTAKQSSRRWWEQFVQDVPVELLEDICHQILDLYSQGNKPIPQQIQEKERASVPPLPAPPVPLGQPPAANPPPPPPKKTSPQGGSPARQLKRSHTSPKDEPKAPEQVGSKIPRLESPMPPLPTSQPPPDRKPAAPAPPTEAEPGSETAPPPPHAPPPHQPPPLPHRPPPPPPSNYIMSTTSSYMSGEGFQSLQSMMKTEGPSYAPMPPNYAPPIPPYHPHVYPPPAAPPPGPPPPPSSYPPPNLPPTYPPPGYNNYPPPPPRMPPGHVPPPGIGLPPTGYPPPPPGPPGQPQVPLPPPPGMPLNRGGWMR from the exons CCCAGCACAGCAGGTCCATCCTCTGTCGCCTCTCCTCAGCCAATGAAGGACTCCAAGGAGAATTACTCAATGACCAACCAAGGGATGCTGGACCACATCAAGCCGTGCTGGTACTGGGACAAGAAGGATTTGGCCCACACGCCCTCTCAGTCAGAGGGCCTGGATCCTGGCACAGAGGCTCGGTATCGGAGAGAAGGAGCGCGCTTCATTTTCGATGTGGGGACCAGACTTGGCCT ACACTATGACACACTCGCAACTGGCATCATATATTTCCACCGTTTCTACATGTTCCACTCTTTCAAGCAGTTCCCCAGATAT GTGACGGGTGCTTGCTGCCTGTTCCTGGCGGGGAAAGTGGAAGAAACCCCAAAGAAGTGTAAAGACATCATCAAAACCGCTCGCAGCTTATTAAATGACGTGCAGTTTGCCCAGTTTGGAGACGATCCGAAG GAAGAGGTCATGGTGCTGGAGAGAATTTTGCTGCAGACGATCAAATTTGACCTGCAGGTGGAGCACCCTTACATGTTCCTGCTGCGCTACGTCAAGCAGCTGAAAG GTGAGAAGAATAAAGTGTGCAAGGTGCTGCAGATGGCATGGACCTTTGTCAATGACAG CCTGTGCACCATGCTGTCTCTGCAGTGGGAGCCAGAGATTATCGCTGTAGCTGTCATGTACCTGGCTGGCCGTCTTTGTAAATTTGACATCCAGGAGTGGACGGCCAAACAATCGTCTCGCCGCTGGTGGGAGCAGTTTGTCCAGGACGTCCCAGTGGAGCTGCTTGAAG ACATTTGCCACCAGATCCTGGACCTGTACTCCCAGGGGAACAAGCCCATCCCTCAGCAGATCCAGGAGAAGGAGCGGGcctctgttcctcctctccccGCTCCCCCGGTCCCACTGGGACAGCCGCCAGCCGCcaaccctcctcccccaccaCCAAAGAAGACTTCCCCTCAGGGAGGCAGCCCTGCACGCCAGCTCAAACGCTCACAT ACATCCCCTAAAGATGAACCAAAGGCTCCAG AACAAGTTGGATCAAAGATTCCCAGACTGGAGAGCCCCATGCCCCCCCTGCCCACATCACAGCCTCCACCAG ATCGCAAACCTGCAGCTCCAGCCCCTCCCACAGAGGCCGAACCAGGAAGTGAAACAGCTCCTCCACCCCCGCACGCCCCACCTCCTCATCAGCCCCCTCCACTCCCCcatcgccctcctcctcctccgccctcCAACTACATCATGTCCACCACCAGCTCCTACATGTCTGGAGAAGGCTTCCAGAGCCTGCAGTCCATGATGAAGACAGAGGGTCCCTCCTACGCCCCCATGCCTCCTAACTATGCTCCCCCTATACCACCATACCACCCCCACGTCTACCCACCGCCTGCAGCACCACCTCCGGGCCCTCCACCGCCTCCATCCTCGTATCCACCGCCCAACTTGCCACCCACGTATCCCCCACCAGGCTACAACAACTATCCTCCACCACCTCCGCGCATGCCGCCGGGCCATGTGCCTCCTCCAGGTATCGGTCTCCCACCTACCGGGtaccctcctccacctcctgggCCTCCAGGACAGCCACAGGTGCCGCTGCCCCCTCCACCTGGCATGCCCCTGAACCGTGGCGGTTGGATGAGATGA